A genomic stretch from Antarcticibacterium flavum includes:
- a CDS encoding potassium/proton antiporter, producing the protein MDLTIENILLIGSLLLFISVLAGKTSYKFGVPTLILFLAIGILAGTEGIGGINFESSNLAQFIGIIALNFILFSGGLDTSWKSIKPVVWQGVSLSTLGVLLTALGVGLFVWAITDFTIFEGLLLGAIVSSTDAAAVFSILRSKNLALKSNLRPTLELESGSNDPMAYFLTIAFLGLVVNQDRSLWNIIPLFLQQIIIGAALGLLFGKLSKFIINKIKLDFEGLYPVLAITLMFIIFSATDFVGGNGFLAVYLSGVLLGNANLIHKKTIMRMFDGLAWLMQIVLFLTLGLLVNPSEIIPVLGIGMLISAFLILIARPLGVFISLSFFKMKMRRRWYISWVGLRGAVPIVFATYPLIAGIDKADIIFNIVFFVSLSSVLVQGTTLSIVAKWLHVGLPSKVKPESPVDKFLADGAKSLMREITIPPDNESIGKKIVNLDFPRGAIIAMIMRNGKFITPNGTTIIAANDVLVVLFENISTIEEAYQQLQLPIIEEELN; encoded by the coding sequence ATGGATTTAACAATAGAGAATATTTTACTCATTGGTTCCTTGCTCCTTTTTATCAGTGTCCTGGCGGGAAAAACCTCATACAAATTTGGTGTTCCTACGTTGATTTTGTTTTTAGCCATTGGAATTTTGGCTGGAACTGAAGGGATTGGAGGGATTAATTTTGAAAGTTCAAATCTTGCCCAATTCATAGGAATTATTGCCCTAAATTTTATTTTGTTTTCCGGAGGGTTGGACACCAGTTGGAAGAGTATTAAACCGGTGGTTTGGCAAGGTGTTTCTTTGTCTACTCTGGGAGTTTTACTTACAGCTCTTGGTGTTGGGCTTTTTGTATGGGCTATAACTGATTTTACGATTTTTGAAGGGCTTCTGTTAGGAGCCATTGTTTCCTCTACAGATGCGGCAGCAGTTTTTTCAATTTTAAGATCTAAAAACCTGGCTTTGAAAAGCAATTTGAGGCCTACCCTTGAATTGGAAAGTGGTAGTAATGATCCTATGGCTTATTTTCTTACCATTGCTTTTCTTGGTCTGGTAGTGAATCAGGATCGGAGCCTATGGAACATTATTCCTTTATTCCTTCAGCAAATAATAATTGGAGCAGCTCTCGGTTTATTATTTGGGAAACTTAGTAAATTCATTATCAATAAAATTAAGCTCGATTTTGAAGGTCTATACCCTGTATTAGCTATCACCCTTATGTTTATAATATTTTCTGCAACAGATTTTGTTGGAGGAAATGGATTTCTCGCTGTGTATTTAAGCGGGGTTTTGTTGGGGAATGCTAATTTAATCCATAAGAAAACCATTATGCGGATGTTTGATGGCTTAGCTTGGCTCATGCAAATTGTACTATTCTTAACCTTAGGACTTCTCGTGAATCCTTCAGAAATAATTCCCGTTTTAGGTATTGGAATGTTAATTTCAGCATTCCTTATTTTGATTGCAAGACCCCTGGGTGTTTTTATTAGTCTCTCCTTTTTTAAAATGAAAATGAGAAGAAGATGGTATATTTCCTGGGTAGGCTTAAGAGGCGCTGTTCCCATTGTTTTTGCAACTTACCCTCTTATTGCGGGAATTGATAAAGCAGATATTATCTTCAACATCGTTTTTTTTGTTTCTTTATCCTCTGTTCTTGTTCAGGGAACTACTCTATCAATAGTGGCTAAATGGTTACACGTGGGATTACCTTCAAAAGTCAAACCCGAATCTCCGGTCGACAAATTTTTAGCTGATGGAGCTAAATCATTAATGAGGGAAATAACTATTCCCCCGGATAATGAAAGTATAGGTAAAAAAATTGTAAATCTCGATTTCCCCCGGGGAGCCATTATAGCCATGATCATGAGGAATGGGAAATTTATAACTCCAAATGGAACAACTATTATTGCAGCTAATGATGTCCTCGTGGTTTTATTTGAAAATATCTCCACGATAGAGGAGGCATATCAACAGCTACAACTTCCTATCATAGAGGAGGAATTGAACTAA
- a CDS encoding cation:proton antiporter domain-containing protein codes for MLGDQLIPAILFSLFVLIGNPIIVMVIMGIMGYKKRVSFLAGLTVAQISEFSLILAALGLSNGHIDEETLGLITLVGLITIGLSTYIILYSGPIFQKLSPLLSIFEKRNLQREKKMKLLKL; via the coding sequence ATACTTGGTGATCAATTAATTCCAGCCATTTTATTTTCATTATTTGTTTTAATAGGAAATCCAATAATTGTTATGGTAATTATGGGAATTATGGGTTATAAAAAGCGGGTGAGCTTTCTCGCGGGTTTGACGGTTGCTCAAATCAGTGAATTTTCTTTGATTTTGGCAGCTCTCGGATTAAGTAATGGCCATATTGATGAAGAAACCTTAGGTCTTATAACCTTAGTTGGATTAATTACAATAGGATTGTCAACCTATATTATTCTTTATTCCGGTCCAATATTTCAAAAATTATCTCCATTACTTAGCATCTTTGAAAAAAGGAACCTACAAAGGGAAAAGAAGATGAAACTCCTGAAACTATAG
- a CDS encoding potassium/proton antiporter, whose product MDLTIENVLLIGSLLLLVSVVIGKTSYKFGVPTLLLFLVIGMLAGSDGIGGIHFNNPEIAQFIGIVSLSFILFAGGLETDWTTVKPILREGLVLSTIGVLLTALTLGVFVWFVTDFTIYESMLLGSIVSSTDAAAVFSILRSKSLALKVNLRPTLELESGSNDPMAYVLTIAFLTLVINQDQSIVSIIPLFFQQMILGGIAGFVFGKLSKVMINNIKLDFEGLYFVLVIALMFITFSATDFVGGNGFLAIYICAVYLGNQEFIHKKTIFKMYDGLAWLMQIVLFLTLGLLVYPSQVFPYMGIGLLISLFLIIVARPISVFLSLMFFKMRLRRRFYISWVGLRGAVPIVFATYPLLAGIDKANTIFNIVFFISVTSVLIQGTTLSIVAKWLNVVLPEKAKRITEVDKLILDLPKSSLKEFVISPDSYAVNKRIVNLNFPKSAFIIMIKRREEYLRPGGSTEIEPKDILMVLADHPEDFVKVNDCLYTQRDATKS is encoded by the coding sequence ATGGATTTAACAATTGAAAACGTATTATTAATTGGTTCTCTCCTACTTCTAGTAAGCGTTGTCATAGGTAAAACTTCATATAAATTTGGCGTTCCAACTTTATTGCTCTTCCTGGTGATTGGGATGTTGGCTGGTTCTGACGGTATTGGCGGCATTCATTTTAACAATCCAGAAATTGCACAATTTATTGGTATCGTATCCCTTAGTTTTATTTTGTTCGCCGGGGGATTAGAAACAGATTGGACCACCGTAAAACCTATTCTGCGGGAGGGACTTGTTTTATCAACCATAGGCGTGTTGCTCACAGCTCTCACTCTGGGAGTATTTGTATGGTTCGTTACAGATTTTACTATTTATGAAAGTATGCTTTTAGGTTCTATTGTATCTTCAACAGATGCAGCCGCAGTTTTTTCTATCCTACGCTCTAAAAGTCTTGCATTAAAGGTAAACCTTCGTCCGACCCTGGAATTGGAAAGTGGTAGTAATGACCCAATGGCCTATGTTTTAACTATTGCATTCTTAACCTTAGTAATTAATCAGGATCAAAGTATTGTTTCCATTATTCCGCTGTTTTTTCAACAAATGATTTTAGGAGGCATTGCAGGTTTTGTTTTTGGGAAGCTTAGCAAAGTTATGATTAATAATATTAAACTTGACTTTGAAGGTCTTTACTTTGTACTGGTAATAGCTCTTATGTTCATTACATTTTCCGCAACAGATTTTGTAGGTGGTAATGGATTTCTTGCTATCTATATTTGTGCGGTTTATTTAGGGAATCAGGAATTCATTCATAAGAAAACAATCTTCAAAATGTATGATGGATTAGCCTGGTTAATGCAAATTGTTTTGTTCCTTACTTTAGGTTTATTAGTTTACCCGTCACAAGTATTTCCCTACATGGGGATTGGTCTCTTAATTTCATTATTTCTTATTATTGTTGCCAGACCAATAAGCGTTTTTTTAAGCCTTATGTTTTTCAAAATGAGACTAAGAAGACGGTTTTACATCTCCTGGGTTGGATTGCGTGGTGCTGTGCCTATAGTGTTTGCAACTTACCCTCTTTTAGCAGGAATTGACAAGGCAAATACAATTTTCAATATTGTATTTTTTATTTCAGTAACCTCTGTATTAATTCAGGGAACAACCTTATCTATAGTTGCCAAATGGCTTAATGTTGTCCTGCCTGAAAAAGCTAAAAGAATTACAGAAGTAGATAAATTAATATTAGATCTTCCAAAATCTTCCTTGAAAGAATTTGTAATTTCACCGGATTCCTATGCAGTTAATAAGAGAATCGTTAATTTAAATTTCCCAAAATCTGCTTTTATAATAATGATTAAAAGAAGAGAGGAATATCTCCGACCAGGAGGTTCAACAGAAATTGAACCTAAAGATATATTGATGGTGCTTGCAGACCATCCGGAAGATTTTGTTAAGGTGAATGATTGCTTATACACGCAGCGTGACGCAACAAAATCTTAG
- a CDS encoding NAD(P)-binding protein — translation MGVGSFGQHLAENLLENNHNIMIVDFDPEVVNHWLDKGIKAEYADAQDPELPSLLPIKNTNHIISTSTNVETNIRLLKFMEENNFEGKITTLAQSDNDEEKLKECGSYTVLRPFKEAATKILENSN, via the coding sequence ATAGGTGTTGGAAGTTTTGGCCAACATTTGGCAGAGAACCTTCTTGAAAACAACCACAATATTATGATAGTGGATTTTGATCCAGAGGTTGTAAACCATTGGTTGGACAAAGGAATCAAAGCTGAATATGCTGATGCTCAAGACCCCGAATTACCGTCTTTATTACCAATTAAAAACACCAATCATATTATTAGCACCTCTACAAATGTTGAAACTAATATAAGATTGTTAAAATTTATGGAGGAAAATAATTTTGAGGGTAAAATTACAACTTTAGCCCAATCAGATAATGATGAAGAGAAATTAAAAGAGTGCGGTTCATATACAGTACTTAGGCCTTTTAAAGAGGCCGCGACTAAAATACTTGAGAACTCAAATTAG
- a CDS encoding helix-turn-helix domain-containing protein, producing MEKLEHPFLVSLNSLELKMEQLLREFKKDQIQDPEYIILNNADFLHMFKISSKTAQTWRDEGLSNYAQVKGKIYYKLKDIHVFLDQHYKHVNL from the coding sequence ATGGAAAAGTTAGAACATCCATTTTTGGTAAGCTTGAATTCCCTTGAGCTGAAAATGGAACAGCTGCTAAGGGAGTTCAAAAAAGATCAAATACAGGATCCGGAATACATAATCCTTAACAATGCAGATTTTCTACATATGTTCAAGATCAGTTCCAAAACCGCGCAGACCTGGAGAGATGAAGGCTTAAGTAATTATGCCCAGGTAAAAGGAAAAATTTATTACAAACTAAAGGATATTCATGTTTTTCTGGATCAGCACTACAAACACGTTAATCTCTAA
- a CDS encoding site-specific integrase: MRTQSTFSVLFWIYSKRAINNLAVIYARITINGKKLNISLKRKADIHLWDQKKRRVKGTCPKSKDLNQYLDQEYSKLFQCYQELRIEGKILSPENIKSKYFGGFDHLVSLEDLYTYHNENFFSKLKHNTSRLYITSQNYIRRFIKKEYRRSDFYLKELDYSFIIKFENYLRSIRPRHYQTCLQHNAVMKHIQRLRKMVTLAFHLEWIDRDPFVKFKPHLEQKEREFLTVEELQKIEDLEPEIPRLQRVRDLFIFSCYTGISYGDLMLLTPQNVSIGIDKKLWIVTRREKNGNQVKLPLLSNAIIILEKYKNDEDCQVNNSLLPLISNQKLNSYLKEIAITCKIKKNVTFHLARHTFATTVALTNGVPIETVSKILGHRKLSTTQIYAKVIERKVNEDMDILQKKLNGNFAFNETRKEKIW; encoded by the coding sequence ATGCGTACACAGTCAACATTTTCAGTTTTATTTTGGATTTATTCCAAAAGGGCAATAAATAACTTAGCGGTTATTTATGCAAGGATCACCATAAATGGTAAAAAATTAAATATCAGTCTCAAACGAAAGGCTGATATACACCTCTGGGATCAGAAGAAGAGGAGGGTAAAAGGTACATGTCCTAAATCCAAAGATCTTAATCAGTATTTGGATCAGGAATACTCAAAATTATTTCAGTGTTACCAGGAATTAAGAATAGAAGGGAAGATCTTATCGCCAGAGAATATCAAATCAAAATATTTTGGGGGTTTCGATCACCTGGTTTCTTTAGAAGATCTATACACATATCACAATGAAAATTTTTTTTCTAAACTGAAACATAACACCTCCCGTCTTTATATTACAAGTCAAAATTATATAAGGAGATTCATTAAAAAGGAATATAGAAGATCGGATTTTTACTTAAAGGAGTTAGATTACAGTTTTATAATAAAGTTTGAAAATTATCTCAGGTCAATCCGTCCCAGGCATTATCAAACCTGTCTTCAGCATAATGCAGTTATGAAGCATATCCAACGTTTGAGAAAAATGGTGACGCTGGCTTTTCACCTGGAGTGGATTGACCGGGATCCCTTTGTAAAGTTTAAGCCCCATCTGGAGCAGAAAGAAAGAGAATTTTTGACTGTGGAGGAACTTCAGAAAATTGAAGATCTGGAACCGGAAATTCCAAGACTCCAAAGAGTTAGAGATCTCTTTATTTTTAGCTGCTATACCGGTATAAGTTATGGTGACCTAATGCTGCTCACACCTCAGAATGTTTCCATTGGAATAGACAAGAAATTATGGATAGTAACCCGGCGTGAAAAGAATGGAAATCAGGTTAAACTGCCCTTGTTGTCAAATGCTATTATCATTCTTGAAAAATACAAGAATGATGAAGACTGTCAGGTTAATAATAGCCTTTTACCGCTAATTTCAAATCAAAAGCTTAATAGTTATTTGAAAGAAATTGCTATAACCTGCAAGATTAAAAAAAATGTAACCTTTCACCTTGCCCGGCATACGTTTGCAACTACAGTTGCATTAACAAACGGGGTTCCCATTGAAACAGTTTCCAAGATCTTAGGCCACAGGAAACTTTCCACCACCCAGATATACGCAAAGGTCATTGAAAGAAAAGTTAATGAAGATATGGATATCTTACAGAAAAAGTTGAATGGAAATTTTGCATTTAATGAGACCAGAAAAGAGAAAATTTGGTGA
- a CDS encoding universal stress protein — translation MIKRNRILVLIDFSKNTENLIDFGFNIAELIDAKVVFVHQVPGLVPAMADEESRREIIQVEINEAYSKLRELAKGRIYSNDSFQVSEKPILVLLRGLSSPKYFDWVFTGLKESGILKRLFIGSITLSIIDESDMLTVTVPTNSKMNPPKKLLVGVHPTYTLNGEHLHTVLKAFENNLEKIEFFTILKETETEQKAREHLLHLQAEYNNYDPAIQIYRGNDATSALRDKIKQSHNSFLVLQQGSRSLTDNLFRKFTINELVYRGQTPLIVLSK, via the coding sequence ATGATTAAAAGAAACAGAATACTGGTCCTGATCGACTTTTCCAAAAACACAGAGAACCTTATAGATTTTGGATTCAATATAGCCGAGCTCATTGATGCCAAAGTTGTTTTTGTACATCAGGTACCCGGTTTAGTACCGGCAATGGCCGATGAGGAAAGCAGAAGAGAGATTATACAAGTGGAGATTAATGAAGCTTATTCAAAACTTCGTGAACTTGCAAAAGGTCGTATCTATAGTAATGATTCCTTTCAGGTTAGTGAGAAACCTATTCTTGTTCTTCTCAGAGGTCTTTCTTCCCCGAAGTATTTTGATTGGGTGTTTACAGGCTTAAAAGAAAGCGGGATTCTAAAACGTTTGTTTATTGGCAGCATTACCCTTTCAATCATAGACGAATCGGATATGTTGACGGTTACCGTACCTACAAATTCGAAGATGAACCCTCCCAAAAAACTCCTGGTAGGGGTTCACCCCACTTATACACTGAACGGGGAACACCTGCATACGGTATTAAAAGCCTTTGAAAATAATTTAGAGAAAATTGAATTCTTTACTATTTTGAAAGAGACCGAAACAGAGCAAAAAGCCAGAGAGCATCTTTTACATTTACAAGCCGAATACAACAATTATGATCCTGCTATCCAGATATACAGGGGGAATGATGCTACTTCTGCATTAAGAGATAAAATTAAGCAAAGCCATAATTCATTCTTAGTTCTTCAACAAGGTTCACGCTCCCTAACCGATAATCTTTTCAGAAAATTTACCATTAATGAACTGGTATACCGGGGGCAAACTCCACTCATTGTTTTATCTAAATGA
- a CDS encoding cation:proton antiporter domain-containing protein has protein sequence MEAIHSHPFYEFAILLLISAILASLGKILKQPIIISFIAVGILIGPEVLDLLQSREQIELLAEIGIAILLFIVGLKLDLNLIKSTGPVAFITGIGQIIFTAGFGYLIAISLNFSVVHSIYIAVALTFSSTIIIVKMLSDKNEIDKLHGQIAMGFLIVQDIAVVITMIVLSAFGETGGETNIGSQLLMVLLKGIAFIAIIILLIKYVIDSALRKLARNKELLVLSSIAWAVTLAAAGDYLGFGLEVGAFVAGMSLASTHYREIISGRLESIRDFMLLFFLLIWEQI, from the coding sequence ATGGAAGCCATCCACTCTCACCCCTTTTACGAATTTGCTATCCTTCTTTTGATTTCTGCTATTTTAGCTTCGTTAGGTAAAATTTTAAAACAACCTATTATTATTTCTTTTATTGCGGTTGGAATATTAATAGGTCCTGAAGTTTTAGATTTACTGCAATCTCGTGAGCAAATTGAATTACTCGCGGAGATAGGAATTGCAATCCTTCTTTTTATAGTTGGTTTAAAATTGGATCTAAACCTTATTAAATCTACTGGTCCAGTTGCCTTTATAACGGGCATAGGTCAGATTATATTTACCGCGGGATTTGGGTATTTAATTGCCATTTCACTTAATTTTTCTGTTGTCCATTCCATATATATTGCAGTTGCCCTGACATTTTCAAGTACAATTATTATTGTGAAAATGCTTTCCGATAAAAACGAGATTGATAAGTTACATGGTCAAATAGCTATGGGATTTCTTATCGTTCAAGATATTGCCGTTGTAATAACTATGATTGTACTCTCAGCTTTTGGGGAAACTGGAGGAGAAACCAATATCGGGAGCCAGCTATTAATGGTATTATTAAAAGGCATCGCTTTTATAGCAATAATAATTTTATTAATAAAATATGTAATTGACTCTGCACTAAGAAAACTCGCGAGGAATAAGGAATTGCTTGTGCTTTCATCCATTGCCTGGGCAGTAACTTTAGCAGCTGCCGGAGATTATCTAGGTTTTGGTTTGGAAGTGGGCGCTTTTGTTGCAGGAATGTCCCTTGCATCAACCCATTATCGAGAGATCATCTCAGGACGACTAGAAAGTATCCGTGATTTTATGCTTTTATTCTTTTTATTAATCTGGGAGCAGATATAG